Proteins encoded within one genomic window of Humulus lupulus chromosome 1, drHumLupu1.1, whole genome shotgun sequence:
- the LOC133796240 gene encoding uncharacterized protein LOC133796240 has translation MSQTHINIVVLYNGSWEQVLNEGWSFSAKQSKGMKVPKTITYNSLVDQLYTLIGADKSRIDLDLNVIYHFGSKGIPPSLISNDEDVAFFLDEIGTSINHRTPLCVSTTEKRSNDPLVTKTRELYTIPPVETKVNDDFCIDGNEDSCDDDNNDADGNEESCDGDNNDADGNEDSCDDDNNDALSSDDNENIDRSTCNDVLVKHNLQQSTSNEVLKSHDSSNNRGRKVRQVGEDNLWSTPLLLNQGEKGSTSASTAQLLTSSSSINSWEIKEGQIFENKQELKMKLHLYALKKNFEFKVKKSAKNIWCTVCVDDKCKWRLRATKLVNSNMFEVRKFFGEHTCSLDVRHKDHRQASPWLIGHVIRRKFEGDDVNYKPRSIVKDMSLSYGVHMSYAKAWRCREHALAYIRGTPESSFQKLPSFLYMMEQKNPGTVTHLQMDNEGRFKYCFMALGVSIMGFKTYIRPVICVDGTFLTTRCGGTLLCAMGQDANKQIYPIAFSVVDSENNDSWLYFLLRLKEAIGEVENLVFVSDRHTSIASALTKNFPEAHHGACIHHVSMNIRAKFKTDHCHEEFFLAAKAYRKREFLRHFEKIKFKDLAIAQYLENQVGFEKWARSFFPGHRYNLMTTGIAESWNNVIAEARGWPITCLMEFMRHTLQKWFFERRTAASAATSPLATEVEADLRKLADKSTTSFSFPSSQYEIIVLDGDLDGDVDLRRKTCSCRRFDLTGLPCEHALAGARDRGISPYSLCSRFYTVEAWLSSYGGSVYTLGNEQSWVIPNDIGSMMIAPPLVKQKAGRPKKKRRLSKGEKNRKQHRCSRCGVLGHNRVTCTTVCPPPSRHA, from the exons ATGa GTCAAACACATATAAATATTGTGGTGTTATATAATGGATCGTGGGAACAAGTTTTGAACGAAGGTTGGTCATTTAGTGCTAAACAAAGCAAGGGTATGAAGGTGCCAAAGACTATCACTTACAATAGTCTTGTTGATCAATTGTATACTTTAATCGGAGCTGACAAGTCTCGTATTGATCTTGACTTAAATGTAATCTATCATTTTGGAAGTAAAGGTATCCCTCCATCTTTAATTAGTAATGATGAAGATGTTGCTTTTTTTCTTGATGAGATAGGAACATCTATCAATCATCGGACACCCCTATGTGTGTCTACTACAGAGAAGAGAAGTAATGATCCTTTGGTTACTAAAACACGTGAGTTGTATACTATTCCTCCAGTTGAAACCAAAGTGAATGATGATTTTTGCATTGATGGCAATGAAGACAGttgtgatgatgataataatgatgcagATGGCAATGAAGAGAGTTGTGATGGTGATAATAATGATGCAGATGGCAATGAAGACAGttgtgatgatgataataatgatgcattaagctcagatgataatgaaaatattGATAGGTCTACCTGCAATGATGTACTTGTGAAGCATAATTTACAACAGTCAACCTCCAATGAAGTATTGAAGAGCCATGATTCCTCAAATAATAGAGGTCGTAAAGTAAGACAGGTTGGCGAAGATAATCTATGGAGTACTCCACTTTTGTTGAATCAAGGGGAAAAAGGCTCTACTTCAGCCTCAACAGCTCAATTACTGACATCTTCTTCGAGTATCAATTCGTGGGAAATAAAAGAGGGTCAAATATTTGAGAACAAGCAAGAGTTGAAGATGAAACTCCATCTTTATGCATTAAAGAAAAACTTTGAGTTTAAAGTAAAGAAGTCTGCGAAAAATATATGGTGTACAGTATGTGTTGATGATAAATGCAAATGGAGGTTGAGGGCTACAAAATTGGTTAATTCCAATATGTTCGAGGTTCGTAAATTTTTCGGTGAACACACATGCTCATTGGATGTTCGACATAAAGATCACCGTCAGGCATCCCCATGGCTTATTGGACATGTCATAAGGAGAAAATTTGAGGGTGATGATGTTAATTACAAGCCAAGGTCAATTGTAAAAGATATGAGTTTATCATATGGAGTTCATATGAGCTATGCTAAAGCTTGGAGGTGTCGAGAGCATGCATTGGCTTACATAAGAGGTACACCAGAATCATCATTTCAGAAACTTCCCTCATTTCTATACATGATGGAGCAAAAAAATCCTGGAACTGTTACTCATTTGCAGATGGACAATGAAGGTAGGTTCAAATATTGCTTCATGGCCTTAGGTGTTTCTATAATGGGGTTTAAGACATATATTCGCCCAGTTATATGTGTAGATGGAACCTTCTTGACTACTCGGTGTGGAGGTACTTTGTTATGTGCCATGGGACAAGATGCTAACAAGCAAATATATCCAATTGCATTTTCAGTAGTTGACTCAGAGAATAATGACTCATGGTTGTATTTTCTACTGAGGTTGAAGGAAGCGATTGGTGAAGTGGAGAATCTAGTATTCGTGTCTGATAGACATACTAGTATAGCAAGTGCCTTGACTAAAAATTTTCCTGAGGCACACCACGGTGCTTGTATACATCATGTTAGCATGAATATTCGTGCGAAGTTCAAAACTGACCATTGCCATGAAGAATTCTTCCTTGCAGCGAAAGCTTATAGAAAGCGAGAGTTTTTACGCCATTTTGAGAAGATTAAATTCAAAGATCTTGCAATTGCTCAATACTTAGAGAATCAAGTGGGTTTTGAAAAGTGGGCTCGTTCTTTCTTTCCTGGCCATCGATATAATTTAATGACTACAGGTATTGCCGAAAGCTGGAACAATGTCATTGCTGAGGCAcgtgggtggccaattacttgtcTCATGGAATTTATGAGGCACACTTTACAAAAATGGTTTTTCGAGCGTCGAACTGCAGCATCAGCGGCTACAAGTCCTCTTGCCACAGAAGTGGAAGCTGATTTGCGAAAGTTAGCAGACAAGTCCACTACCTCGTTCTCTTTTCCGTCTAGTCAGTATGAAATAATAGTATTGGATGGTGATCTTGATGGAGATGTCGACCTGAGGAGGAAAACATGTAGTTGTAGAAGATTTGATTTGACAGGTCTTCCTTGTGAACACGCTCTAGCTGGTGCTCGAGATCGTGGCATTAGTCCATATAGTTTATGCTCCAGATTCTACACAGTTGAAGCGTGGTTGTCATCCTATGGTGGATCTGTATATACGCTGGGTAATGAACAATCTTGGGTGATACCAAATGACATAGGAAGTATGATGATAGCTCCTCCTTTAGTGAAGCAGAAGGCtggtcgtccaaagaagaaacGACGTTTATCAAAGGGTGAGAAGAATAGAAAACAACATAGATGTAGTAGATGTGGTGTCCTGGGCCACAATCGAGTGACGTGCACCACTGTTTGTCCCCCGCCGTCTAGACATGCTTAG